The DNA window GTTTTTCAATTATCAAGAGACAAATATCCGACCGCTAAAGTATTTGGATTAACGACAGGGCTTGCGGTGATGAAAATCAATAGTGACTTAGGATATAAACCGGTTATTTATTCTGAATTGACGCAGGATGAAGAGTTTTGGAATGGGTGTAAGAACTGTGTGAATTATGAAATTTTAATGAAGAAGGAACGTAAGAACTGTTTATGTACAGCGATGCTTTTCGTTCCGCAAAATAATGTAATTAACGGGGTTGGAAATGAACATCCCCAAAAAGAATATAACAAGGAAATGATTCAGGAAAGTTTTTTGTCCTCAGAACAAATCACGGCTGATGAATTAGATCTTGTAAATAACAATACGAAAAAGAAGACAGATGAAAAAGAAAGTAATCTTAGCGTTTAGTGGTGGTTTAGATACCTCTTACTGTGCTAAATATCTTAGTGAAACACTTGGATATGAGGTGTATGCAGTAACTGTAAATACAGGGGGCTTTTCTAAAGAAGAAGAAAAGGAACTGGAAAAGAAAGCCCTGAATCTTGGGGTGAAAAACTACAGGTGTATTGACGCTCAGGAAGATTACTACAATTCTTGTGTAAAGTATCTGATCTTCGGGAATGTATTGAAAAATAATACCTATCCGCTTTCCGTAAGTGCTGAACGCACCATTCAGGCTCAGGAGATTGCAAAATGTGCTTTGGAAATTGGGGCTGATGCTATTGCTCATGGAAGTACAGGAGCAGGCAATGATCAGGTGCGTTTTGATTTGATCTTTCAGGTGATGGCTCCAAATGTGGAAATCATTACGCCGATTCGTGATATGGCATTGTCAAGAGAAGAAGAAATTGAATTCCTGAAAAGTCATGGTTATAATATGGAATTTCATAAAGCTCAATATTCGGTTAATAAGGGACTTTGGGGAACTTCTGTAGGTGGAAAAGAAACATTGACTTCAAGAAATTATCTGCCTGAAGAAGCCTTTCCTTCACAAATTAAAGAGAGCCAACCTTCTGAACTGGAAATAGAATTTAAGAATGGAGAAGTTGTAGCAGTGAATGGCGAATACTTTAGCCATTCTGTCTATGCGATTCAGAAGATTGAAGAACTGGCTTCCGCTTACGGTATTGGTCGTGATATTCATGTAGGAGATACGATCGTTGGAATTAAAGGACGAGTAGGATTTGAAGCTGCTGCTGCATCAGTCATTATCAAAGCGCATCATTTATTAGAGAAGCATACTTTATCTAAATATCAGCAAATGATGAAATCGCAGTTGTCCGATTGGTATGGCAACTGGCTTCATGAAGCATTGTTTCTAGATCCGGTAATGAGAAATATAGAATCTTTCTTATCTGACTCTCAGGGAATGGTAACAGGGAAAGTTTTTGTAACACTTTATCTATACCGATTTGTTCTGAACGGAATCGAATCTGAACATGATCTGATGTCTGATAAATTTGGAAGCTATGGAGAAGCTAATCGAGCATGGAGTGGTGAAGATGTGAAAGGTTATACTAAAATCGTGAGCAATTCCCTAAATATTTATCATCAGATTAACGGAGTGAAAGCATGATAAAGACGGTAGGAATTGTTGGGGCTAACGGATATACTGGTAGTGAATTGATTCGTTTATTAGCTTTTCATCCTAATAT is part of the Chryseobacterium paludis genome and encodes:
- a CDS encoding GNAT family N-acetyltransferase translates to MEIEISSCEHLMYVSEIQQEMYDSAQRRGTGIAKRSIEYLSKKISEGNAVVATENGEWVGFCYIETWSHGQFVANSGLIVSPKYRNGGVATLIKNKVFQLSRDKYPTAKVFGLTTGLAVMKINSDLGYKPVIYSELTQDEEFWNGCKNCVNYEILMKKERKNCLCTAMLFVPQNNVINGVGNEHPQKEYNKEMIQESFLSSEQITADELDLVNNNTKKKTDEKESNLSV
- the argG gene encoding argininosuccinate synthase; amino-acid sequence: MKKKVILAFSGGLDTSYCAKYLSETLGYEVYAVTVNTGGFSKEEEKELEKKALNLGVKNYRCIDAQEDYYNSCVKYLIFGNVLKNNTYPLSVSAERTIQAQEIAKCALEIGADAIAHGSTGAGNDQVRFDLIFQVMAPNVEIITPIRDMALSREEEIEFLKSHGYNMEFHKAQYSVNKGLWGTSVGGKETLTSRNYLPEEAFPSQIKESQPSELEIEFKNGEVVAVNGEYFSHSVYAIQKIEELASAYGIGRDIHVGDTIVGIKGRVGFEAAAASVIIKAHHLLEKHTLSKYQQMMKSQLSDWYGNWLHEALFLDPVMRNIESFLSDSQGMVTGKVFVTLYLYRFVLNGIESEHDLMSDKFGSYGEANRAWSGEDVKGYTKIVSNSLNIYHQINGVKA